A genome region from uncultured Roseibium sp. includes the following:
- the ispG gene encoding flavodoxin-dependent (E)-4-hydroxy-3-methylbut-2-enyl-diphosphate synthase, translated as MIDDFAKPLPRRVSVPVRVGSVTVGGDAPIVVQSMTNTDTADADATVAQVAALARAGSELVRITVDRPEAAAQVARIKERLDRIGIDVPLVGDFHYIGHKLLAEYPDCAAALDKYRINPGNVGFKAKRDTQFSQIIDLALKHDKAVRIGVNWGSLDQELLTRLMDENAESDTPISAAAVMREAIIQSGLLSAERAEALGMGRDKIILSAKVSQVQDLIAVYADLGRRCDYALHLGLTEAGMGTKGIVSSAASMGILLQQGIGDTIRVSLTPEPGGDRTREVQVAQELLQVMGFRAFVPVVAACPGCGRTTSTVFQELASDIQEHIRVSMPAWREQYPGVESLNVAVMGCIVNGPGESKHADIGISLPGTGETPSAPVFIDGEKVTTLRGEGIADEFKQMVLDYIENRYGRGASHESSAKSA; from the coding sequence ATGATCGACGATTTCGCAAAACCTCTGCCTCGACGGGTGTCGGTACCTGTCCGGGTGGGATCTGTCACGGTCGGCGGCGATGCGCCCATCGTTGTGCAGTCCATGACCAATACGGATACGGCGGACGCGGATGCGACGGTCGCCCAGGTCGCGGCCCTGGCGCGCGCCGGGTCGGAACTCGTCCGCATCACCGTTGACCGGCCCGAAGCCGCAGCCCAGGTGGCCCGGATCAAGGAACGCCTCGACCGGATCGGGATCGACGTGCCCTTGGTCGGCGATTTCCATTATATCGGCCACAAGCTGCTTGCCGAATATCCGGACTGCGCGGCCGCGCTCGACAAGTACCGGATCAATCCGGGCAACGTGGGCTTCAAGGCCAAGCGGGATACCCAGTTCTCGCAGATCATCGATCTGGCATTGAAACACGACAAGGCGGTGCGCATCGGCGTCAATTGGGGCTCGCTCGACCAGGAACTCCTGACCCGGCTGATGGATGAGAATGCGGAAAGCGATACGCCCATCTCGGCCGCGGCGGTCATGCGCGAGGCGATCATCCAGTCTGGCCTTTTGTCCGCGGAGCGGGCCGAAGCGCTGGGCATGGGGCGGGACAAGATCATTCTGTCGGCCAAGGTCAGCCAGGTGCAGGACCTGATTGCCGTTTATGCCGACCTCGGCCGCCGCTGCGACTATGCGCTGCATCTGGGGTTGACCGAGGCGGGCATGGGAACCAAGGGCATCGTGTCTTCCGCTGCCTCCATGGGGATTCTTTTGCAGCAGGGCATCGGCGACACGATCCGCGTCTCGCTGACGCCGGAACCGGGTGGCGATCGGACCCGGGAAGTGCAGGTGGCCCAGGAGCTTCTTCAGGTCATGGGCTTCCGGGCCTTCGTGCCCGTGGTGGCGGCTTGCCCGGGCTGCGGGCGGACCACGTCGACCGTGTTCCAGGAGCTCGCCAGCGATATTCAGGAGCATATCCGGGTGTCGATGCCGGCCTGGAGGGAACAATATCCGGGTGTTGAAAGCCTCAACGTGGCGGTCATGGGCTGCATTGTGAACGGACCGGGAGAATCCAAGCATGCCGATATCGGCATTTCGCTGCCCGGCACAGGCGAAACGCCGTCCGCTCCGGTCTTTATCGACGGCGAGAAGGTGACGACCCTGCGCGGGGAAGGCATTGCCGACGAGTTCAAGCAGATGGTTCTCGACTACATCGAAAACCGCTATGGTCGTGGGGCCTCCC
- a CDS encoding 4-hydroxy-3-methylbut-2-en-1-yl diphosphate synthase — protein MFLTLLERSWSLAQHNIGTLFRTGWAYVLLLAAVNAAIGATFSPSAGFSTVSYMTEPVDAVDKGGLRLLAVLVNALLGFSIAIAYVRRILIDAHDFPLSIGKRTLNVILNQILLSLIGIAALVPLIIIALLLAAVTGGIGLFFLFAAPFISLMVVQKFSVILPAAAVDDPLTLKESWRATSGLGWAMAFAALVMSLLAGCLIGLWMLVLQAFNAVLPADPVMIQVGSALFPTGLILIGVWIFASLHATFYGLIRERFAARLGLTQTDYKTADARRLQAREKAEKALARVRRLRKP, from the coding sequence GTGTTCCTCACCCTGCTCGAACGGTCCTGGTCGCTCGCCCAGCACAATATCGGCACCCTTTTCAGAACCGGCTGGGCTTATGTATTGCTTTTGGCAGCAGTGAATGCCGCGATCGGCGCAACCTTTTCGCCGTCGGCCGGCTTTTCGACCGTGTCCTACATGACCGAGCCGGTGGATGCGGTGGACAAAGGCGGACTTCGCCTTCTGGCGGTGCTTGTAAACGCCCTGCTGGGCTTTTCCATCGCCATTGCCTATGTCCGCCGGATCCTGATCGACGCGCATGATTTTCCGCTCAGCATCGGCAAGCGGACACTCAACGTTATCCTGAACCAGATCCTGCTGAGCCTGATCGGCATTGCCGCGCTTGTCCCGCTCATCATTATCGCGCTGCTGCTGGCGGCGGTGACAGGCGGGATCGGCCTGTTTTTCCTGTTCGCCGCACCATTCATATCGCTGATGGTCGTGCAGAAGTTTTCCGTCATCCTGCCGGCCGCCGCCGTCGACGATCCCCTCACCCTGAAGGAGTCCTGGCGGGCGACCTCAGGCCTCGGCTGGGCCATGGCCTTTGCCGCTCTGGTCATGAGCCTGCTGGCGGGATGCCTGATCGGGCTGTGGATGCTGGTATTGCAGGCCTTCAACGCCGTTCTTCCAGCAGACCCGGTCATGATCCAGGTCGGTTCGGCTCTGTTTCCGACGGGGCTGATCCTGATCGGTGTGTGGATCTTCGCCAGTCTTCACGCCACTTTTTACGGCCTGATCCGCGAGCGCTTCGCGGCCCGGCTGGGGCTGACGCAAACGGATTACAAGACAGCGGACGCACGACGGCTGCAGGCTCGGGAGAAAGCTGAAAAGGCGCTGGCCCGGGTGCGCCGTCTCCGCAAACCCTGA
- a CDS encoding DUF3734 domain-containing protein produces the protein MAAEKQPPLKKDHHTHKRPPFECVALLLQGGGALGAYQAGVYEALSEADLQPDWVAGISIGAINAAIIAGNAPSERVARLRTFWEQITSRPFTAPFTEQIRSTLNGEMAHAFFNQLSAGMSLVSGAKGFFSPRVPGPFFEPHGSPMATSFYTTDALKSTLESLIDFDRINTDPIRLALGAVNVRSGNFTYFDTQTHQIGPEHVMASGALPPGFPAVEIEGEYFWDGGLVSNTPLQWVLQDSGARQDTLAFQVDLWSAHGEFPKDIGEVNARQKEIQFSSRTRANTDHFKQVQSLRAALCGLLSKLPPDLAESKEARQLAEVADEKLYNIVHLIYRSKGYEHNSKDYEFSRISMEEHWKAGYTDAVRSLRHPEIFDRPSSLDGIRIFDVNRETAL, from the coding sequence GTGGCTGCCGAAAAACAACCGCCCCTCAAAAAAGATCACCACACGCACAAACGCCCGCCTTTCGAATGCGTGGCCCTTCTGCTTCAGGGCGGCGGCGCACTTGGCGCCTATCAGGCCGGCGTCTATGAAGCCTTGAGCGAAGCCGACCTTCAACCGGACTGGGTCGCCGGCATCTCGATCGGCGCCATCAACGCGGCAATCATCGCCGGCAACGCGCCGTCCGAACGGGTCGCCAGGCTGCGGACCTTCTGGGAACAGATCACCAGCCGGCCTTTCACAGCTCCATTTACGGAGCAGATCCGGTCGACTCTCAACGGCGAAATGGCCCACGCGTTCTTCAATCAGCTGAGCGCCGGCATGTCGCTGGTATCGGGCGCAAAAGGCTTCTTTTCACCGCGCGTGCCGGGTCCGTTCTTCGAGCCGCATGGCTCCCCCATGGCGACGAGTTTCTACACGACCGATGCCTTGAAGAGCACTCTGGAAAGCCTGATCGATTTTGATCGCATCAATACCGACCCCATTCGCCTGGCGCTGGGAGCCGTGAACGTGAGGTCGGGAAACTTCACCTATTTCGACACGCAAACCCACCAGATCGGACCCGAACACGTGATGGCGAGCGGCGCTCTGCCACCCGGTTTCCCGGCGGTCGAAATCGAAGGGGAGTATTTCTGGGACGGCGGCCTGGTCTCCAACACGCCGCTCCAATGGGTCCTTCAGGACAGCGGTGCCAGGCAGGATACCCTCGCCTTCCAGGTCGATCTGTGGAGCGCGCACGGAGAATTTCCCAAAGACATCGGCGAAGTGAACGCACGACAGAAGGAAATTCAGTTCTCCAGCCGAACCCGGGCCAATACGGACCATTTCAAACAGGTGCAAAGCCTGAGAGCCGCCTTGTGCGGGCTCTTGTCCAAACTCCCACCGGACCTGGCCGAAAGCAAAGAAGCCCGGCAATTGGCGGAAGTCGCTGACGAAAAGCTCTACAATATCGTTCATCTGATCTACCGATCGAAGGGCTACGAGCACAACTCGAAGGATTACGAATTTTCCAGAATCAGCATGGAGGAGCATTGGAAAGCAGGGTACACCGATGCTGTCCGCTCGCTGCGACATCCGGAAATCTTCGACAGACCCTCCAGCCTCGACGGCATCCGGATTTTCGACGTCAACAGGGAAACCGCGCTCTGA
- a CDS encoding 3-hydroxybutyrate dehydrogenase: protein MLAKKTAVVTGSTSGIGLACARGFAEQGANVVINGFGDADAIEAERAGIEKDFGVRCIYSAADMTKPDEIANMIANAENELGSVDVLMNNAGIQHVAPVDEFPIDKWNAIIAINLSSAFHTIRAALPGMKKRGWGRIINTASAHALVASPYKAAYVAAKHGIAGLTKTVALEVAEQGITVNAICPGYVWTPLVEAQIPDTMKARNMTEDQVKRDVLLTAQPTKQFITVDQVAGYAVFLCSPTASAITGGILSMDGGWTAQ, encoded by the coding sequence ATGCTCGCTAAGAAAACCGCTGTCGTCACAGGCTCCACGTCCGGAATCGGACTTGCCTGCGCCCGCGGGTTTGCCGAACAGGGCGCCAATGTGGTGATCAACGGTTTCGGCGATGCGGATGCCATCGAAGCCGAGCGTGCCGGCATCGAGAAGGACTTCGGTGTCCGCTGCATCTATTCGGCGGCCGACATGACCAAGCCGGACGAAATCGCGAACATGATTGCGAATGCCGAAAACGAGCTCGGATCCGTCGACGTCCTGATGAACAACGCCGGCATCCAGCATGTGGCGCCGGTCGACGAATTCCCGATCGACAAGTGGAACGCGATCATCGCCATCAACCTGTCGTCTGCCTTCCACACCATTCGGGCCGCCCTGCCGGGCATGAAGAAGCGCGGCTGGGGCCGGATCATCAACACAGCCTCCGCCCATGCGCTGGTGGCCTCGCCCTACAAGGCCGCCTATGTGGCGGCCAAGCACGGCATTGCCGGCCTGACCAAGACCGTCGCGCTGGAAGTTGCCGAACAGGGCATCACGGTCAACGCGATCTGCCCCGGCTATGTCTGGACGCCTCTGGTGGAAGCCCAGATTCCGGACACCATGAAGGCCCGCAACATGACGGAAGACCAGGTCAAGCGCGATGTCCTGCTCACGGCACAGCCGACCAAGCAGTTCATTACCGTGGATCAGGTCGCAGGCTACGCGGTGTTCCTGTGTTCGCCGACGGCCTCCGCCATCACCGGCGGCATCCTGTCCATGGATGGCGGCTGGACGGCTCAGTAA
- a CDS encoding L,D-transpeptidase, whose amino-acid sequence MRFFKALLVSCFVLTAWYAGAEAKAATIVAKVDLSDQKMRVYINGFPRHSWPVSTARRGYRTPVGTFRPGRMHKRYFSKKYHNSPMPYSVFFLGGYAIHGTTAIKNLGRPASHGCIRLHPKNAARLFSLISQNGKQNTKIIVTR is encoded by the coding sequence ATGCGTTTTTTCAAAGCCCTTTTGGTGTCTTGTTTTGTTTTAACTGCCTGGTACGCCGGTGCCGAGGCGAAAGCGGCGACCATTGTCGCCAAAGTCGACCTGTCGGATCAGAAGATGCGGGTCTACATCAACGGATTTCCTCGACATTCCTGGCCTGTGTCCACGGCCCGGCGCGGATACAGAACGCCGGTCGGAACGTTCCGTCCCGGACGCATGCACAAACGGTACTTCTCCAAGAAATACCACAATTCGCCGATGCCCTATTCCGTCTTCTTTCTTGGCGGCTACGCCATCCACGGCACCACGGCCATCAAGAACTTGGGCCGGCCGGCCTCGCATGGCTGTATCCGGCTGCATCCCAAAAATGCGGCGCGTCTGTTCTCGCTGATCAGTCAAAATGGGAAGCAGAACACGAAAATCATCGTGACCCGGTAG